The sequence GGTCGCATGTCAGGGCCACGTTGTATATGGGAACCCTCAGTGCGATCAGGTTCAATCCTGTCATCAGGGCCTTCTATAAAAGGCTCGTCGATGCCGGAAAGGTCAAGAAGCTTGCCATCACCGCCTGCATGAGGAAGCTTCTGACCATCCTCAATACCATGATGAAGAACAAAACGACATGGGCAGAGGTCCGTTCATGAAAAAGAAATCAATTGACATTCAACACAGTTGCTGGAACGGTATTCATACAGATAGCACTGTATCCGGCCGTTGT is a genomic window of Syntrophorhabdus sp. containing:
- a CDS encoding IS110 family transposase codes for the protein SHVRATLYMGTLSAIRFNPVIRAFYKRLVDAGKVKKLAITACMRKLLTILNTMMKNKTTWAEVRS